A genomic segment from Candidatus Hydrogenedentota bacterium encodes:
- a CDS encoding ORF6N domain-containing protein yields the protein MSSEKSDETPISAVRIQRLIVEVRGQRVLLDDTLATLYGVTTKRLNEQVSRNEDRFPDDFMIRLTWDEWESLRSQNATSKTGRGGRRYPPRAFTEHGTVMAANVLNSPTAVRASIQVVRAFVQFREMLASHKDLSRRLDTLERKYDAQFKAVFDAVRELMTPPVTERRPLGFRPPSPKKGK from the coding sequence ATGTCGTCGGAGAAGTCAGACGAAACGCCTATTTCGGCAGTGCGGATTCAAAGGCTTATCGTGGAAGTCCGTGGACAGCGCGTACTGCTTGACGATACGTTGGCAACGCTATATGGCGTTACTACGAAGCGGCTGAATGAGCAGGTTTCCCGAAATGAGGACCGGTTTCCAGACGATTTCATGATCCGGCTCACCTGGGACGAATGGGAATCTTTGAGGTCGCAAAATGCGACCTCAAAAACCGGACGTGGCGGGCGCCGCTATCCGCCGCGGGCCTTCACGGAACACGGAACGGTGATGGCCGCTAATGTTCTCAATAGCCCAACGGCTGTGCGAGCCAGCATTCAGGTGGTTCGGGCCTTTGTGCAGTTCCGCGAAATGCTTGCCTCGCACAAGGACCTCTCGCGCAGATTGGATACACTTGAACGCAAATACGACGCGCAATTCAAGGCCGTATTTGACGCTGTACGCGAACTGATGACTCCACCTGTAACGGAACGACGGCCGCTGGGCTTCCGCCCGCCTTCTCCGAAAAAGGGAAAATAG
- a CDS encoding pectate lyase, protein MVSRLILTAIALAGCALTPAQGPPRDAVTGVMRAATDFLFERLANRGGFVWFYTLDLEPYGELKARPSMIWVEPPGTPSVGLVLLDAFRATGDRYYLDRAREVAGALAAGQHPSGGWNYFIDFDPEGLPDYYASFFSKCWGWQEYLKQRDNCTFDDFSTTEPTRFFLRLHAITNDPAHKAVLDRALDHILRGQYPDGGWPQRFPLEGDDYTAARTFNDDVIHDCIEVLLEAHETLGDDRYLAAARAGMEFYLRAQQPPPQAGWCQQHGADLKPVWGRPFEIGTVSASQTHTNILHLFSFYGLTGDPKYLAPVPAALDWLYSARIPDAEGYTHTGFYEMGTNRPLYIKQTGTTIDDVAYTVTYEKEGCYPYDHEVSINVDYLRREHARLAATPPGAAMAEHRAARANQPLPAHVKGGHLAVALARIPQTAEGVASIVNGLDEHNGWRDTVTQLNPFSPFTEPPDTMEAYVIGGYIARMYRLINYLNGT, encoded by the coding sequence ATGGTTTCACGACTTATTCTGACCGCTATTGCACTCGCCGGCTGCGCCCTTACGCCCGCGCAGGGCCCGCCGCGCGACGCGGTAACCGGCGTCATGCGCGCGGCCACCGACTTCCTGTTCGAGCGCCTGGCGAACCGGGGCGGTTTCGTGTGGTTTTACACCCTGGATCTGGAACCGTACGGCGAGTTGAAGGCCCGCCCGAGCATGATCTGGGTGGAGCCGCCCGGCACGCCGTCGGTAGGCCTGGTGCTGCTGGACGCGTTCCGGGCGACCGGCGACCGCTATTACCTCGATCGTGCGCGCGAGGTCGCCGGTGCGCTCGCGGCGGGACAACACCCCTCGGGCGGCTGGAATTACTTCATCGACTTTGATCCCGAGGGCCTGCCCGACTACTACGCCTCGTTCTTCTCCAAATGCTGGGGCTGGCAGGAGTACCTCAAGCAGCGCGACAACTGCACCTTCGACGACTTCTCCACCACGGAGCCAACGCGGTTCTTTCTGCGGCTACACGCGATCACGAACGACCCCGCGCACAAGGCCGTGCTCGATCGCGCGCTGGACCACATCCTCCGCGGGCAGTATCCGGATGGCGGCTGGCCGCAGCGCTTCCCGCTGGAAGGGGACGACTACACGGCGGCGCGCACGTTCAACGACGACGTCATCCACGACTGCATCGAGGTCCTGCTCGAAGCCCACGAGACGCTGGGGGATGATCGCTACCTCGCCGCCGCGCGCGCGGGCATGGAATTCTACCTGCGCGCGCAGCAGCCCCCGCCGCAGGCCGGGTGGTGCCAGCAGCACGGCGCGGACCTCAAGCCGGTCTGGGGGCGGCCCTTCGAGATCGGCACGGTGAGCGCCTCGCAGACCCACACGAACATCCTGCATCTCTTCTCGTTCTACGGGTTAACCGGCGACCCGAAATACCTGGCGCCCGTCCCGGCCGCGCTCGACTGGCTGTATTCCGCGCGCATCCCGGACGCGGAGGGCTACACCCACACCGGCTTCTACGAAATGGGCACGAACCGCCCCCTGTACATCAAGCAGACCGGAACCACCATCGACGACGTCGCCTACACGGTCACCTATGAGAAAGAAGGGTGCTACCCCTACGATCACGAGGTGAGCATCAATGTCGATTACCTCCGCCGCGAGCACGCCCGTCTCGCGGCGACGCCGCCCGGCGCAGCGATGGCCGAACACCGCGCCGCCCGGGCAAACCAGCCGCTGCCGGCGCACGTAAAGGGCGGCCACCTGGCCGTGGCGCTCGCGCGTATCCCACAGACGGCGGAAGGCGTCGCCTCGATTGTGAATGGGTTGGACGAACACAACGGCTGGCGCGACACGGTCACCCAGCTGAATCCCTTTTCCCCCTTCACCGAGCCGCCCGACACCATGGAGGCCTACGTGATTGGCGGATATATTGCGAGGATGTATCGGCTGATTAATTACCTGAATGGGACTTAG
- a CDS encoding SGNH/GDSL hydrolase family protein: MRIALSAVIAAVLLFVPSGGAEEVIHERIEWSDVWITNADRDPDKPRVLLIGDSIVRGYYNGVEKELGDRANCARFTTSKFAGHPDFLDELGLILRRFSFGVIHVNNGLHGWDYTEEQYREAIRDLLAMLKREAPDAKLIWCMSTPWRDSQDLSRFDEEKNTRVQARNAIAAELAAEAGIPITDLYALSADRQDHFASDGVHYNEEGRAAQATLVAEAITKQLERVQF; encoded by the coding sequence ATGCGTATTGCACTGTCCGCCGTTATTGCCGCTGTTCTTTTGTTTGTCCCGTCGGGCGGCGCGGAAGAGGTCATCCACGAGCGCATCGAATGGAGTGATGTCTGGATCACCAACGCGGACCGTGACCCGGACAAACCGCGGGTGCTGCTGATCGGCGATTCGATCGTACGCGGCTACTACAACGGCGTGGAAAAGGAACTGGGCGACCGGGCGAACTGCGCGCGCTTCACAACCTCCAAGTTTGCCGGCCACCCCGACTTTCTGGACGAGCTTGGACTGATCTTGCGCCGCTTTTCGTTTGGCGTGATCCACGTGAACAACGGCCTGCACGGCTGGGACTACACGGAAGAGCAGTATCGCGAGGCGATCCGGGATCTGCTCGCCATGCTCAAGCGCGAGGCGCCCGACGCGAAGCTGATCTGGTGCATGAGCACGCCGTGGCGGGACAGCCAGGACCTCAGCCGCTTCGACGAGGAAAAGAACACCCGGGTCCAGGCGCGCAACGCCATCGCGGCGGAACTCGCGGCGGAAGCGGGCATTCCGATCACGGACCTCTACGCGCTTTCCGCCGACCGCCAGGACCACTTCGCATCCGATGGCGTTCATTACAACGAGGAAGGCCGCGCCGCCCAGGCCACACTGGTGGCCGAGGCCATCACGAAGCAACTGGAACGGGTGCAGTTCTGA
- a CDS encoding cupin domain-containing protein, with amino-acid sequence MSNPSILIRHEGDAPRERSACGWRDRLISHEDAPLHPAAWAHAVDIDGAKRHYHKVATELYYVLSGEGTVHLDGEDHPVRAGSIVHIPPGVVHGAAGRMRVLVIGIPDIADGDYFAAESGSETSP; translated from the coding sequence ATGAGCAACCCGAGCATCCTGATCCGCCACGAGGGCGACGCCCCGCGCGAACGCAGCGCCTGCGGCTGGCGCGACCGCCTTATCAGCCACGAAGACGCCCCGCTGCATCCGGCGGCCTGGGCGCACGCCGTGGATATCGACGGCGCGAAACGCCACTACCACAAAGTGGCGACGGAACTGTATTACGTGCTGTCCGGCGAGGGCACGGTGCACCTGGACGGGGAAGATCACCCCGTGCGCGCGGGCTCGATTGTGCACATCCCGCCCGGCGTCGTCCATGGCGCCGCCGGGCGGATGCGCGTGCTGGTCATCGGCATTCCGGATATTGCCGATGGCGATTACTTTGCAGCCGAGAGCGGCAGCGAGACCAGCCCGTAG
- a CDS encoding beta-propeller domain-containing protein, translated as MRALPRLPFLFLIAVLVSGCPWFTPGNRAFTSADTGRGPVFDAIGAGAEGGAPDAEGGGGLPREVVEPDVIRRQDNLLYVLNQYRGLSIVDLDTDTLLAQVPATGYPRDLYFAGGMAYVLVGYASDVSIDAGVVAMTSQSRLYAVDVSTPADAAIRSHIDLPGDLVDSRLVGDVLYAVTAAYDYGYYEDVVSTGSAAATTVTSISVADPDALAQADQIEFTGSGTVVHVTPEFAFIAAPDWAGDSTVITCLDIRDPGGAIRNAGSVRVRGYLDDRFKMDAWNGALRVVSSAWEAERQVYLSTFDLTQPDIPRLAELRIEGAEGETLFATRFDGPRAYVVTFLIVDPLFVIDVADPAAPQLLGALEVPGYSTYIQPQGDRLVALGVDDTVGRRVSVSLFDVSGNGAPSLVDRESFGEDWAWSNAFSDVKALTILDDVIIVPFAGWGGHGGGFERLQFLSYTRDDLQLHGAVDLSGNILRSFEYDAFYFGVTTEQVTRIDASNLDNPVAVASVTIAENLVDFLEIGPDLGAELVARYDEGTVIARAVNAAGDVLGELELPIGQYFDAWQSGETLVVAGITWDEKPGYTVAVVDLADPASPALLHEVPVDVYPWFYNYFYYDYGFARPEPAVEPGGGAVAGDIAIGLPYYYFDAGEKGFLLGETLALRCSADRYDRVYGRQTPDQGLALVNIRTGRWTATAGLGYGALVSLNAVDGLLYAGTKEPVASGIFGPPLAAYYLRTLDVVNGIEGTAANVPGAFVQYDPDTDLLVLHDYQWDGSGRLESSLETVRWSGGGSVTPIGSAPIASYTSRVVGAGARVYYDSHDPAYAIHAVAVSSTGALTPAEPVAAEGAYGSIIGARGDHVFASLGYNALAHYTFSGNAGELASLTPVSGYPSAVRFGSARAYFPLGYYGLVSLPLSAAK; from the coding sequence ATGCGTGCCCTGCCGCGCCTCCCGTTCCTTTTTCTCATTGCTGTTCTGGTCTCCGGCTGTCCGTGGTTTACGCCGGGGAATCGCGCGTTTACCAGCGCCGACACGGGCCGGGGCCCGGTTTTTGACGCCATTGGGGCCGGCGCGGAGGGCGGCGCTCCGGACGCGGAGGGCGGCGGCGGGCTCCCGCGCGAGGTTGTGGAGCCGGATGTCATCCGGCGGCAGGACAACCTCCTGTACGTGCTCAACCAGTACCGCGGGCTGAGCATTGTGGACCTGGATACCGATACGCTCCTGGCCCAGGTCCCGGCCACCGGGTATCCCCGCGACCTGTACTTCGCCGGCGGCATGGCCTATGTCCTCGTGGGCTACGCGAGTGACGTCTCCATTGACGCCGGTGTTGTCGCCATGACGAGCCAGTCGCGCCTTTACGCGGTGGACGTCTCCACGCCGGCCGATGCGGCGATCCGATCCCACATCGACCTGCCCGGGGATCTCGTCGACAGCCGCCTGGTGGGCGACGTTTTGTACGCGGTCACCGCCGCGTACGACTACGGCTACTACGAGGATGTGGTATCGACCGGCAGCGCCGCGGCCACGACCGTCACGAGCATATCCGTGGCGGACCCCGACGCGCTGGCCCAGGCCGATCAGATCGAATTCACCGGGTCCGGAACGGTGGTGCACGTGACGCCGGAATTCGCGTTTATCGCCGCGCCGGACTGGGCGGGCGACAGCACGGTGATTACGTGCCTGGACATCCGGGATCCGGGCGGCGCGATCCGCAACGCGGGTTCGGTCCGCGTGCGGGGGTACCTCGATGATCGCTTCAAGATGGACGCCTGGAACGGCGCGCTGCGGGTGGTCTCCAGCGCGTGGGAGGCCGAGCGGCAGGTCTACCTGAGCACTTTCGACCTGACGCAGCCGGATATTCCCCGCCTCGCCGAACTCCGCATCGAGGGCGCGGAAGGCGAGACCCTGTTCGCCACGCGATTCGATGGCCCGCGCGCGTACGTGGTGACGTTTCTGATTGTCGATCCGCTGTTCGTGATCGATGTGGCCGATCCCGCCGCGCCGCAACTGCTCGGCGCGCTGGAAGTGCCCGGGTACTCGACCTATATCCAGCCGCAGGGCGATCGCCTGGTGGCGCTGGGCGTGGACGACACCGTCGGACGCCGGGTGAGCGTGAGCCTCTTTGACGTTTCCGGCAATGGGGCGCCCTCGCTTGTCGACCGCGAGAGCTTCGGCGAGGATTGGGCGTGGTCGAACGCGTTTTCCGACGTAAAAGCGCTGACGATCCTGGACGACGTCATCATTGTGCCCTTTGCGGGGTGGGGCGGCCACGGCGGCGGCTTTGAACGCCTCCAGTTCCTGTCCTACACGCGCGATGATCTTCAGCTTCACGGGGCGGTGGATCTCAGCGGGAACATTCTGCGCTCATTCGAGTACGACGCGTTCTACTTTGGCGTCACCACGGAGCAGGTCACGCGGATCGACGCGTCAAACCTGGACAATCCGGTGGCGGTCGCGTCGGTGACCATCGCGGAGAACCTGGTGGACTTCCTGGAGATTGGCCCGGACCTCGGCGCGGAACTGGTCGCGCGCTACGACGAGGGCACGGTGATCGCGCGGGCGGTGAATGCAGCGGGCGATGTCCTGGGCGAACTGGAACTGCCCATCGGACAGTACTTCGATGCCTGGCAGTCCGGCGAAACGCTGGTCGTGGCGGGGATCACGTGGGACGAGAAGCCGGGGTATACCGTTGCCGTGGTGGATCTGGCCGATCCCGCGTCGCCGGCGCTGCTGCACGAGGTCCCGGTAGACGTGTACCCCTGGTTTTACAACTACTTCTACTACGATTACGGCTTTGCGCGCCCGGAGCCGGCGGTTGAACCCGGCGGCGGCGCGGTGGCCGGCGATATCGCCATCGGGCTGCCCTACTACTACTTCGACGCGGGCGAGAAAGGCTTCCTGCTGGGCGAAACGCTGGCCCTGCGCTGCTCCGCGGACCGCTACGACCGCGTGTACGGCCGCCAGACGCCGGATCAGGGCCTCGCGCTCGTGAACATCCGCACGGGGCGCTGGACCGCCACGGCCGGCCTGGGCTACGGCGCGCTGGTATCGCTGAACGCCGTGGATGGCCTGCTGTACGCCGGCACGAAGGAGCCGGTCGCCTCGGGCATCTTCGGGCCGCCGCTTGCGGCGTATTACCTCCGCACGCTGGACGTGGTGAACGGGATAGAGGGGACCGCAGCCAACGTTCCCGGCGCGTTCGTGCAATACGATCCCGATACGGACCTGCTGGTGCTGCACGATTACCAGTGGGACGGCAGCGGACGGTTGGAGAGCTCGCTGGAGACGGTGCGCTGGAGCGGCGGCGGATCGGTGACCCCGATCGGCAGCGCGCCGATTGCCTCGTACACCTCGCGCGTGGTGGGGGCGGGCGCCCGCGTCTACTACGACAGCCATGATCCGGCGTACGCGATCCACGCGGTCGCCGTGTCCAGTACGGGCGCACTCACGCCCGCGGAGCCGGTCGCCGCGGAAGGCGCGTACGGGAGCATCATTGGCGCGCGCGGCGATCACGTGTTCGCGAGCCTGGGATACAACGCCCTCGCCCACTACACGTTCAGCGGAAACGCGGGTGAACTGGCCAGCCTGACGCCGGTCTCGGGTTATCCCTCCGCAGTGCGCTTCGGATCGGCGCGGGCCTACTTCCCGCTGGGCTACTACGGGCTGGTCTCGCTGCCGCTCTCGGCTGCAAAGTAA
- a CDS encoding NAD(P)H-hydrate epimerase, translating into MTDIRYLSAREMREADRRCIEDIGIPGAVLMNNAGRAVFEQIEGGPVGIVCGKGNNGGDGYVAARYALLAGQSPRVVVLANRVEIHGDAAVFLRAYENLGGEVAWAPDEGSAARAVAELADCAVLVDAVLGTGIRGEVSGVARAAIEAWPDRPTIAVDLPSGMNADTGEPCGACIRADTTVTFQFAKRGFQLPAAKPWLGRLVVADIGIPPVCADEDYWNIH; encoded by the coding sequence ATGACGGACATACGCTATCTCTCGGCCCGCGAGATGCGCGAGGCCGATCGCCGCTGTATCGAGGACATCGGTATTCCCGGCGCCGTGCTGATGAATAATGCCGGCCGCGCCGTGTTTGAACAGATCGAGGGCGGCCCCGTGGGGATCGTCTGCGGCAAAGGGAACAACGGAGGGGACGGCTACGTGGCCGCCCGCTACGCGCTGCTGGCCGGCCAGTCGCCCCGCGTGGTGGTGCTCGCGAACCGCGTCGAAATCCACGGGGACGCCGCCGTCTTCCTCCGCGCCTACGAAAACCTCGGCGGCGAGGTCGCCTGGGCGCCCGACGAGGGCTCCGCCGCGCGGGCTGTGGCCGAACTCGCGGACTGTGCGGTGCTGGTGGACGCGGTCCTGGGCACCGGGATCCGCGGCGAAGTCAGCGGAGTCGCCCGGGCAGCCATTGAGGCGTGGCCCGATCGCCCCACCATCGCCGTGGACCTGCCCTCCGGCATGAACGCGGATACCGGAGAGCCCTGCGGGGCCTGTATTCGGGCGGACACCACGGTAACCTTTCAGTTCGCCAAGCGCGGATTCCAGCTTCCCGCCGCAAAGCCGTGGCTGGGGCGCCTGGTTGTCGCCGATATCGGCATTCCGCCCGTCTGCGCGGACGAAGACTACTGGAATATCCATTGA
- the thpR gene encoding RNA 2',3'-cyclic phosphodiesterase has product MRCFLGLDLPDSVRAQTAALYAAWRGAGLKASWVRPENLHVTVRFLGDITPEQMEALDGAMARELEACGPLSLRLAGAGAFPNVRRPSVIWAGVRVEAGDLPAVFSGGEAGARALGLPPEGRDPHPHVTLARLRVPPPPGRVEALLETARAWESDAFAAAGVALWKSTLRPGGAVYDKLREYPFA; this is encoded by the coding sequence ATGCGCTGTTTTCTCGGCCTGGACCTGCCGGATAGCGTCCGCGCCCAGACTGCGGCCCTCTACGCCGCCTGGCGGGGCGCCGGCCTGAAGGCGTCCTGGGTGCGCCCGGAAAACCTCCACGTAACCGTGCGGTTCCTCGGTGATATCACTCCCGAACAGATGGAAGCCCTGGATGGCGCGATGGCGCGTGAATTGGAGGCCTGCGGGCCGCTCTCCCTGCGGCTGGCGGGCGCGGGCGCCTTCCCGAATGTGCGCCGGCCGAGCGTGATCTGGGCCGGTGTCCGCGTCGAGGCCGGGGATCTGCCCGCCGTGTTTTCGGGGGGGGAGGCGGGCGCCCGGGCCCTCGGGCTGCCGCCGGAAGGGCGCGATCCGCACCCCCATGTCACGCTCGCGCGGCTCCGCGTTCCACCGCCGCCCGGGCGCGTGGAAGCCCTCCTGGAAACGGCCCGCGCATGGGAATCGGATGCATTCGCGGCCGCCGGTGTGGCATTATGGAAGAGCACCCTGCGACCCGGGGGCGCGGTGTACGACAAACTCCGGGAGTATCCCTTCGCATGA
- a CDS encoding YggT family protein, translating into MMIASILYSGLTLYMMALLLRWLGPWLELEFRGLLLGRIPAITDPCIQFMRRMLPPMGPLDFAPLAAVMGVFIVRLVLVGV; encoded by the coding sequence ATGATGATCGCCTCGATACTGTACAGCGGCCTGACCCTCTACATGATGGCCCTGTTGCTGCGCTGGCTCGGGCCGTGGCTCGAACTCGAGTTTCGCGGTCTGCTGCTCGGCCGCATACCCGCCATCACCGACCCGTGCATCCAGTTTATGCGGCGCATGCTGCCGCCCATGGGCCCCCTGGATTTCGCGCCGCTGGCCGCCGTGATGGGGGTTTTTATTGTCCGCCTGGTCCTGGTGGGCGTATAG
- a CDS encoding protein-L-isoaspartate(D-aspartate) O-methyltransferase, whose protein sequence is MVEDQIRARSIVNERVLNALRRVPRHCFVPREYADMAYDDRPLPIGHGQTISQPYMVACMTELLAPGPDERILEIGTGSGYQTAILASLGRTVVTVERDPDLLARARACLGRLGYENIQFVCGDGTLGVPAHAPFDAIMVTAGGPAAPRALIEQLADGGRLLCPVGGRGHQRLHRIEKRGNALQTTLHTDCVFVPLTGQDGWPEQTG, encoded by the coding sequence ATGGTCGAAGACCAGATTCGCGCGCGGTCGATAGTAAACGAACGCGTGCTCAATGCCCTCCGCCGCGTGCCGCGCCATTGTTTCGTCCCACGTGAATACGCGGATATGGCCTACGACGACCGCCCGCTGCCCATCGGTCACGGGCAGACCATTTCACAGCCCTACATGGTCGCCTGCATGACCGAATTGCTGGCGCCGGGCCCCGACGAACGAATTCTTGAAATCGGCACGGGCTCCGGCTACCAGACCGCGATCCTGGCCTCGCTCGGGCGGACGGTGGTGACGGTGGAGCGCGATCCCGATTTGCTCGCCCGCGCGCGCGCCTGCCTGGGGCGGCTGGGCTACGAGAACATCCAGTTTGTCTGCGGCGACGGGACCCTCGGCGTTCCCGCTCACGCGCCGTTCGACGCGATTATGGTCACCGCGGGCGGGCCGGCGGCGCCCCGGGCGCTCATCGAGCAGCTGGCCGATGGCGGGCGCCTGCTGTGCCCCGTCGGCGGTCGCGGACACCAGCGCCTGCACCGCATAGAAAAGCGGGGAAACGCCCTCCAGACAACCCTCCACACCGACTGCGTCTTCGTACCCCTTACAGGACAAGACGGCTGGCCGGAGCAGACGGGTTGA
- a CDS encoding GntR family transcriptional regulator, which yields MAKKDLKFSINQDTCPIAVYVQIENMVQFAIASGKLLPGDTLPSVRDMSSMLEINPNTVTKAYRDLELMGLVHTRRGVGVTIAEKAPNLCRDKVRKMAQHHLRDAVGECIASGISAADVRKFVKSAIDEGVMPYEP from the coding sequence ATGGCCAAGAAAGATCTGAAGTTCAGCATTAACCAGGATACCTGCCCCATCGCGGTCTACGTGCAAATTGAGAATATGGTGCAATTCGCCATCGCGTCCGGCAAGCTCCTGCCCGGGGACACCCTCCCGTCGGTGCGCGACATGTCCAGTATGCTTGAAATCAACCCGAACACGGTGACCAAGGCGTACCGCGACCTGGAACTGATGGGCCTGGTGCACACGCGCCGCGGCGTGGGCGTGACGATTGCGGAGAAGGCGCCAAACCTCTGCCGCGACAAGGTCCGCAAGATGGCCCAGCACCACCTGCGCGATGCGGTGGGCGAGTGCATCGCCAGCGGCATTTCCGCGGCGGATGTCCGCAAGTTCGTGAAGAGCGCGATCGACGAAGGCGTAATGCCCTACGAGCCCTGA
- the rsmI gene encoding 16S rRNA (cytidine(1402)-2'-O)-methyltransferase, which produces MGTLYVIATPIGNLEDITYRAVRVLGELDALACEDTRITPRLLERYGIERPRTMFSYHEHNEEMAGKRILGLLGEGLTVGLCSDGGCPGVSDPGYRIIRDAQEAGHTVEILPGPTAVTTALLASGLPASSFVFKGFPPRKSGARQRWLAADGEAPHTLVIYESPFRLGALLADAHAALGNRMAAVCFELTKKFERVERGALGDLAAAYAGKKVKGEICVVIAGSNPKFVQAE; this is translated from the coding sequence ATGGGTACCCTGTATGTCATTGCGACGCCAATCGGCAACCTGGAGGATATCACCTACCGCGCGGTCCGCGTGCTTGGGGAGCTGGACGCCCTGGCCTGCGAGGACACCCGCATTACGCCGCGCCTGCTGGAGCGGTACGGCATCGAGCGCCCCAGGACGATGTTCAGCTACCACGAACATAACGAGGAAATGGCGGGCAAGCGCATACTCGGGCTGCTCGGCGAGGGGCTGACGGTGGGGCTATGCAGCGATGGCGGCTGCCCCGGCGTGAGCGATCCGGGCTACCGGATTATCCGGGACGCCCAGGAGGCTGGCCACACGGTGGAGATCCTGCCGGGCCCCACGGCCGTGACCACGGCGCTGCTTGCGTCGGGGCTGCCCGCGTCCAGCTTCGTGTTCAAGGGCTTCCCGCCGCGGAAGTCCGGCGCGCGGCAGCGGTGGCTCGCGGCCGACGGCGAAGCGCCCCATACGCTGGTGATCTACGAGTCTCCATTCCGGCTGGGGGCGTTGCTGGCCGACGCGCACGCGGCGCTGGGCAACCGGATGGCGGCGGTCTGCTTCGAGCTGACGAAGAAATTCGAGCGCGTGGAGCGCGGCGCGCTCGGGGATCTCGCGGCCGCCTACGCGGGGAAGAAGGTAAAAGGCGAGATATGTGTTGTAATCGCGGGGTCCAATCCCAAGTTTGTGCAGGCGGAATAG
- a CDS encoding GHMP kinase, translated as MACEATAYARAGLIGNPSDGYFGKTISFVIRDFAAKVSLYESPEIEIVPSLQDRSKYKSTKDLYDDVANNGYYGGIRLMKATICRFIEYCREERIDIEGKNFSIRYRSTIPRRLGLAGSSALITATLRCLMDFYDVEIPKHLQPNLILQVETDKLGISAGLQDRVIQVYEGAVFMDFDKQHMDQHGYGLYEELDPRSLPNLFIAYRLDLGEGSETFHNNIKERWRGGDPEVRQAMLDFASYAQDARDLIAAGRGKEIGPLLDKNFDRRRSLYTLDPRNIDMVERARSVGAHAKFSGSGGAIVGVFEDETMYERLVETMRAGNIAVFRPTIEA; from the coding sequence ATGGCGTGTGAAGCCACGGCCTATGCCCGCGCGGGGCTCATTGGCAACCCGTCCGACGGCTACTTCGGGAAGACGATCAGCTTTGTGATCCGGGATTTCGCCGCGAAGGTGAGCTTGTATGAGAGCCCGGAGATCGAGATTGTCCCGAGCCTCCAGGATCGCTCTAAGTATAAATCTACAAAAGATTTATACGATGACGTCGCCAACAACGGGTACTATGGCGGAATCCGCCTGATGAAAGCGACGATCTGCCGGTTTATCGAGTACTGCCGGGAGGAGCGAATCGATATCGAGGGCAAGAATTTTTCGATCCGGTACCGTTCCACCATCCCGCGGCGTCTGGGGCTGGCGGGTTCCAGCGCCCTGATTACGGCCACCCTACGCTGCCTCATGGATTTCTACGATGTGGAGATACCGAAACACCTTCAGCCCAATCTGATCTTGCAGGTGGAGACCGACAAACTCGGCATTTCCGCTGGATTGCAAGACCGGGTGATCCAGGTGTACGAGGGCGCGGTTTTCATGGACTTCGACAAGCAGCACATGGACCAGCACGGGTATGGGCTATACGAGGAGCTCGACCCGCGCAGCCTGCCGAACCTGTTTATCGCGTACCGGCTGGATCTCGGGGAGGGATCCGAGACGTTCCACAACAACATCAAGGAACGCTGGCGCGGGGGCGACCCCGAGGTGCGGCAGGCGATGCTGGATTTCGCCTCGTACGCACAGGACGCGCGCGATCTGATTGCCGCCGGGCGCGGGAAGGAGATCGGGCCCTTGCTCGACAAGAATTTCGACCGCCGCCGCTCGCTGTACACCCTGGACCCGCGCAATATCGACATGGTTGAACGCGCGCGGTCGGTGGGGGCGCACGCCAAATTCTCGGGGTCCGGCGGGGCGATTGTGGGCGTTTTCGAGGATGAGACGATGTACGAGCGGCTTGTCGAAACGATGCGGGCGGGGAATATCGCGGTTTTCCGGCCCACCATCGAGGCCTGA